One genomic segment of [Phormidium] sp. ETS-05 includes these proteins:
- a CDS encoding DUF1848 domain-containing protein — translation MIISASRRTDIPAFYPKWFMNRIRAGYCVVPNPFNPHQKQRIDLTPENVDAIVFWTRNPKPLFPYLPELDRLGYKYYFNFTLMNNPGFLDVNQLPFHIAIKTFHELSNQICKTRVIWRYDPIVFSQKTDVCFHLEQYDYIGQKLYAYTTRSVISFMDRYAKNNRRLKQIEQEQNIKFDNFEDIPEVFSNFLPSLAKLAEKYNLELFSCAEPCQLLAEYGIKPGKCIDDDYIKQVFDIEVTHKKDASQREACGCVKSQDIGIYDTCLFGCQYCYATTSFDKARENHRQHHPDSPSLLGWYDMAPNPKVEAQ, via the coding sequence ATGATTATTAGTGCCAGCCGCCGGACTGATATTCCGGCATTTTACCCAAAATGGTTTATGAATCGCATTCGAGCCGGTTACTGCGTCGTGCCAAATCCTTTCAATCCACACCAAAAGCAACGCATTGACTTAACTCCCGAAAATGTGGATGCCATCGTTTTCTGGACGCGCAACCCCAAACCTTTATTTCCCTACTTACCGGAATTAGACCGCTTGGGATACAAATATTATTTTAATTTCACATTAATGAATAATCCTGGATTTTTAGATGTAAATCAATTACCTTTTCATATAGCAATCAAAACATTCCATGAGTTAAGCAATCAAATCTGTAAAACTCGAGTGATTTGGCGATATGACCCGATTGTTTTTAGTCAAAAAACTGATGTATGTTTTCACCTTGAGCAATATGATTATATTGGTCAAAAATTATATGCTTATACTACACGAAGTGTGATTAGTTTTATGGATAGGTATGCTAAAAATAATCGGCGGCTCAAACAGATTGAGCAAGAACAAAATATCAAATTTGATAATTTTGAAGATATCCCGGAAGTTTTTAGCAATTTTTTGCCATCCCTAGCGAAACTTGCTGAGAAATATAATTTGGAGCTTTTTAGCTGTGCGGAACCATGCCAATTATTGGCAGAGTATGGCATCAAACCAGGAAAGTGCATAGATGATGATTATATCAAGCAAGTATTTGATATAGAAGTTACCCATAAAAAGGATGCAAGTCAGCGTGAGGCTTGTGGTTGTGTCAAAAGCCAAGACATTGGAATATATGATACTTGCTTATTTGGGTGTCAGTATTGTTATGCCACCACCAGTTTTGATAAAGCCAGGGAAAATCACCGACAACATCACCCCGATTCCCCTTCTCTCCTAGGATGGTATGATATGGCCCCCAACCCAAAGGTGGAGGCCCAATAG
- a CDS encoding MBL fold metallo-hydrolase — protein MLFRQLYDNETSTYTYLIADETSKEAVLVDPVIEQVERDLKLLQELGLTLRACLETHVHADHITGTGKLREVTGCEGIVPENASVACANRFIKDGEILRVGEIEVKAIATLGHTDSHMSYLVNGDLVLTGDSLFIRGCGRTDFQSGDPGLMYEHVTEKLFTLPDQTLVYPGHDYRGQTVSTIGEEKKYNPRFVGQNRASFITLMNNLNLPNPKKIAEAVPANQQCGNVPA, from the coding sequence ATGTTATTTCGCCAACTTTACGACAATGAAACCAGTACCTACACTTATTTAATCGCCGATGAAACCAGCAAAGAAGCGGTGTTGGTGGATCCGGTGATAGAGCAAGTGGAGCGAGATTTAAAATTGCTGCAGGAGTTGGGATTGACTTTGCGGGCCTGCCTAGAAACCCATGTTCACGCGGATCACATCACCGGAACTGGCAAACTGCGCGAAGTAACTGGCTGTGAGGGAATTGTGCCAGAAAATGCCAGCGTCGCTTGTGCGAATCGCTTTATTAAAGATGGGGAAATCTTGCGCGTGGGGGAAATCGAGGTGAAGGCGATCGCCACATTAGGCCATACCGATAGCCATATGTCTTATCTGGTGAATGGAGACCTAGTATTAACCGGCGACTCCCTATTTATTCGCGGTTGCGGACGCACAGACTTTCAAAGCGGCGACCCCGGATTAATGTATGAACATGTCACCGAAAAACTGTTCACCCTCCCCGACCAAACCCTAGTTTACCCCGGTCACGACTACCGAGGTCAAACCGTTTCCACTATTGGGGAAGAAAAGAAATATAACCCTCGGTTTGTGGGTCAAAACCGCGCCAGCTTCATCACCCTGATGAACAACCTCAACCTGCCAAACCCCAAGAAAATTGCCGAAGCTGTTCCCGCGAACCAACAGTGCGGCAACGTTCCTGCCTAG